From the Labrus mixtus chromosome 17, fLabMix1.1, whole genome shotgun sequence genome, one window contains:
- the agpat2 gene encoding 1-acyl-sn-glycerol-3-phosphate acyltransferase beta has protein sequence MEVLWTVPPLLLLIPLLMWTSSTFVFYFKKCFYVAYMMCLALLAIPLCILKSGGRDVENMRIIRSLVRHVKYFLGLRFEVSGSEHLQTEGPYVIISNHQSSLDVLGLMEILPDRCTMIAKKELVYAGTVGLVCWLGGIVFINRKKTSDAKSVMTDAAKTMLDDQIRLWVFPEGTRNQRGDLLPFKKGAFHLAVQAQVPVIPIVFSSYSNFYLRKEKQFNSGVIRLKILPKIDTKGMTSDDITSLSDKSFNVMRSAFLNISNSVTQSNGPTRH, from the exons ATGGAGGTTCTGTGGACGGttccgccgctgctgctgctgattccGCTCCTGATGTGGACCAGCAGCAcgtttgttttctatttcaaaAAGTGCTTTTACGTCGCCTACATGATGTGCTTGGCCCTGTTGGCGATCCCCCTGTGCATCCTGAAAAGCGGAGGGAGAGACGTGGAGAACAtgag gattATCCGCTCCCTGGTCCGCCATGTGAAGTATTTCCTGGGTCTGCGGTTTGAAGTGAGCGGCTCGGAGCATCTGCAGACGGAGGGACCCTACGTCATCATCTCCAACCACCAGAGCTCCCTCGATGTTTTGG GGCTGATGGAGATCCTACCCGACCGCTGCACCATGATCGCCAAGAAGGAGTTGGTCTACGCCGGCACCGTGGGTCTCGTCTGCTGGCTCGGCGGCATCGTCTTCATCAACCGCAAGAAGACGAGCGACGCCAAGAGCGTCATGACAGATGCTGCCAAAACCATGTTGGACGACCAG ATTCGTCTGTGGGTGTTTCCGGAGGGAACGCGAAACCAGAGAGGCGACCTGCTGCCCTTCAAAAAAGGAGCTTTCCACCTGGCGGTGCAGGCACAA GTCCCCGTCATCCCCATCGTCTTCTCCTCCTACAGCAACTTCTACCTACGGAAAGAAAAGCAGTTCAACTCGG GCGTCATCAGATTGAAGATCCTCCCAAAGATCGACACGAAGGGGATGACGTCAGACGACATCACATCCCTCTCCGACAAATCCTTCAACGTGATGCGCTCGGCCTTCTTGAACATCTCCAACTCCGTAACCCAGAGCAACGGGCCAACGCGGCACTGA
- the LOC132992376 gene encoding macrophage mannose receptor 1-like: MDYRLPLLLSFFAYSPGFCTPIMYALREFHYINLKMNWADAQQYCRANYTDLATIESMADNNRLKGIEPSEAWIGLHDDPLSWKGIGGNERNSWRWSSTGEFTERDNHNWRQYEPNNYNGQQHCVVMNLDTSLDDEDCNREFYFVCYNAANPPGQRTFVLIRQGMTWTDAREYCRNHHTDLAMMQTEPEARDLGTVKGPFQVWIGMYREPWRWSDNRNSSFKNWRNGQPNNYLAVQYCVFLNPDYTWGDNDCSVKLPFWCQTVPKKKIYKLKMKIKTNVDLSNPALNTQLLQKLGEVMSEKDLANVKLRWSIQPRKQEEEEDKNECPAN, encoded by the exons ATGGATTACAGATTGCCTTTGCTTCTATCCTTCTTTG CATATTCCCCAGGATTTTGCACACCCATCATGTATGCCCTCCGGGAATTCCACTACATCAACTTAAAGATGAACTGGGCCGACGCTCAACAGTACTGCAGAGCAAACTACACCGACCTGGCTACCATTGAAAGCATGGCGGACAATAACAGGCTCAAAGGAATAGAACCCTCAGAGGCATGGATTGGGCTCCATGATGACCCACTGTCCTGGAAGGGAATTGGTGGCAACGAAAGAAACTCCTGGAGATGGTCAAGTACTGGTGAATTCACTGAAAGAGATAACCACAATTGGAGACAATATGAGCCAAATAACTATAATGGACAACAGCACTGTGTGGTAATGAATTTAGATACATCATTGGATGATGAAGACTGCAACCGggaattttattttgtttgttacaACG CTGCAAATCCTCCAGGACAGAGAACATTTGTCTTAATTAGACAAGGAATGACTTGGACGGATGCCCGGGAATACTGCAGAAATCACCACACAGACCTGGCTATGATGCAGACTGAACCGGAAGCTCGAGATCTGGGGACAGTAAAAGGTCCTTTTCAAGTTTGGATTGGTATGTACCGAGAACCATGGAGGTGGTCCGACAACAGAAACAGCTCCTTCAAAAACTGGAGAAACGGACAGCCAAATAACTACTTGGCTGTCCAGTACTGTGTGTTCCTCAATCCGGATTACACATGGGGGGACAATGATTGTTCAGTGAAGCTTCCCTTCTGGTGCCAAAcag TccccaaaaagaaaatctacaaGTTGAAGATGAAGATTAAGACTAATGTTGACCTCTCCAATCCCGCTTTAAACACCCAGCTCCTACAAAAG CTAGGTGAAGTGATGTCTGAGAAGGACCTGGCTAACGTAAAACTGCGGTGGAGTATTCAACCCagaaaacaagaggaagaggaagacaagaacGAATGCCCTGCAAATTGA